The following proteins are co-located in the Bombus pascuorum chromosome 3, iyBomPasc1.1, whole genome shotgun sequence genome:
- the LOC132905650 gene encoding ras-responsive element-binding protein 1 isoform X2, whose translation MVTVKNGPTQENENETPADAASSPSSVELPERAHPCPACPTVLSTSKELTNHLRGHNSPRSTDCSVEDDYSCGVCMKILSSASSLDRHVLVHSGERPFKCKNCEMAFTTNGNMNRHLRTAHRGASPNSCTDSEGSSDSDKSSRQRHLEEYNNNEITKRNSPNIGDKRNEEQTSSLTGKRKCPNYASDSETQKRHKILLNSSRSEIKSRQDDNQNIYNCPVCGRQDFATSALLETHLERSHPEFPAKCDTCNLSFKNHRVLNLHRFMIHFAEHSMGNTARNLRNSIVGFNDLTFVDFSSDKFPAIARAVCEQSLHRPASGEVAKFQCSKCLRAFPCRSALDAHETDCGTMNLQSRTTDDSQSRRDDFFAGLDLQNKAALREAKEGKDLADIQSIISVTSGPILQSFRSDTSTPENNIKFNTSANSSGSSSTYCAEYHEEEAQDAFSAEFRKMKLKGEFPCRLCSSIFPNLRALKGHNRAHMGVGPGMPYPCNMCPYTSTDKATLVRHLRSHNGDRPYECSLCNYAFTTKANCERHVRNRHGKLTREDIKSVLIYHPNEDSTNENVERGNSPRVLKDEARKSLVYPTERDDLHQAQIHYPPVSMEVRGEIRIIEEAKLQNSSMSMYSTSHFEKNDAFSRHGQPLELTQRNSEETKPGQDAKSDYSKLDDDLESRSSEGSVSLVTETKTDSHQRIQASPMNLKKGLNISENIGEDGPLDLSMDVLDLSKKSKEKEDDNFAAAHEQFGNNQKDLYSATSQLLLTEALLKAGQGSSQPTSLEALYANAIYRNFSTFPGSVGAGILPPYMFNHHIFGQDFSMKERLQKELVRGLQLTSGGTLVEPPIGSAGFTTFSQNRDMNSQSHSTTDQSEYAKLISSKMANKSLANRDKPDNLPSSNSVKMVIKNGVLMPKQKQRRYRTERPFTCEHCSARFTLRSNMERHIKQQHPQHWSQRPRGGHSTRGRPPSSHPTLIQNLGQATPQGSQSYNNILPKAEQSTNPEFTRHSISDQVKYAILAQQLKANKMEDNDSEEELVIDEGPQEKETQESQDQREKSLLRGQLEATDSTKEIVVKEEVMECSNDDPNETNVELEKNERIVTEQQKKSDTERATVMENSIDKNPGKVLNLENSEKIEDGAPDLASVSELLDNASQQYQQFQPQYLSDEEGLVASNSDCNNSGSDEKSDSVNSSHSTNASKKKKKKKKKKKKSAYSMAPNRVICPYCERPFPWTSSLRRHILTHTGQKPYQCVHCSLLFTTKSNCDRHLLRKHKANPNKMRRVRNSSSPDSQAIINNSNSFSMRNVPERPYKCNQCPSSTFSTLGNLKKHRSTKHARKMKTRSETPSSEPQTSPQECPKPNNEQTDYDSQSSSVSEGIETSSMPGLSKSNSGASQLANETARSRRPSPRSSPGPSDVPFKCHLCDCGFAERHDCLEHIKMNHKKSYEMLVAKGALDMDIDAVEDQQQPPPQHHTSDGEEKRGRFPDYSNRKVVCAFCMRRFWSAEDLRRHMRTHTGERPFSCDICCRRFTLKHSMLRHRKKHESIDSTMYVGTSGDEENSPAQPPTITPRSQQQQQILVAANNGNSRIQDRISLPTVTPVATGDAAPSGLIRFNPYEKLTTLTGKLASIPSNANPDAESTDNDLISNLLGIRDKSFIDRVLQASADDAAKLLGVNRSHE comes from the exons TTACTGTTAAGAACGGACCCACAcaggaaaatgaaaacgaaacaCCAGCTGATGCTGCATCTTCACCATCTAGT GTTGAGCTACCAGAACGCGCACACCCATGTCCAGCTTGTCCGACCGTTTTGTCTACTTCCAAGGAGCTAACGAACCACTTACGTGGCCATAATTCGCCACGTAGCACAGACTGTAGCGTCGAGGATGACTATTCTTGCGGAGTTTGCATGAAAATACTCAGCTCCGCAAGCTCCCTCGACAGACATGTGTTAGTACACTCTGGGGAACGGCCGTTCAAATGCAAGAACTGTGAGATGGCGTTCACCACAAACGGCAATATGAACAGGCATTTAAGGACAGCGCACAGAGGCGCCTCGCCTAACAGCTGTACCGACTCCGAAGGTAGCAGCGACTCGGACAAATCATCCAGGCAGCGACATCTCGAGGAATATAACAACAACGAAATCACAAAAAGAAACTCGCCAAATATCGGGGACAAACGGAACGAGGAACAGACCTCGTCGTTaactggaaaaagaaaatgccCTAACTATGCGAGCGACAGCGAAACACAGAAGAGGCATAAGATTCTTCTAAATAGTTCGAGAAGCGAGATAAAATCGAGACAGGATGACAATCAGAACATTTACAATTGTCCAGTATGCGGGCGACAAGATTTTGCCACTAGCGCCCTCTTAGAAACGCATCTGGAACGAAGTCATCCGGAATTCCCTGCAAAATGCGACACATGTAACTTGTCGTTCAAAAACCACAGAGTACTGAATCTGCATCGGTTCATGATACATTTTGCAGAACACTCGATGGGAAATACCGCGAGAAATCTGAGAAACTCGATAGTAGGTTTCAACGATTTAACGTTCGTTGATTTCTCGTCCGATAAATTCCCAGCAATAGCTAGAGCTGTCTGCGAACAATCGCTTCACCGTCCAGCTTCCGGTGAGGTAGCAAAATTCCAATGCTCCAAATGTCTGCGAGCATTCCCTTGTAGATCCGCGTTGGATGCCCACGAAACTGACTGCGGCACGATGAATTTGCAAAGTAGAACAACTGACGATAGCCAATCGCGAAGAGACGATTTCTTCGCTGGTTTGGATCTTCAAAACAAGGCTGCTTTGAGGGAAGCGAAAGAAGGCAAAGATCTTGCCGATATACAGAGTATCATATCTGTCACCTCTGGACCTATCTTACAGAGTTTTCGATCAGACACCAGTACACCAGAGAACAACATCAAATTTAATACCAGTGCAAATTCTTCTGGTAGTTCGAGTACGTATTGCGCAGAGTACCACGAGGAGGAAGCTCAAGACGCTTTTTCTGCGGAAttcagaaaaatgaaattgaaagggGAGTTCCCTTGTAGGCTCTGTTCCTCGATATTTCCTAATCTAAGAGCCCTAAAAGGTCACAATAGGGCGCACATGGGCGTGGGACCTGGCATGCCGTATCCTTGTAATATGTGTCCTTATACCAGCACTGATAAAGCGACTCTGGTGAGGCATCTGAGGTCTCATAATGGCGACAGACCTTACGAATGCTCTCTCTGCAATTACGCTTTCACAACTAAAGCAAATTGTGAGCGCCATGTACGAAACCGACATGGAAAATTGACAAGAGAAGACATTAAGAGCGTTCTCATTTATCATCCAAATGAAGATTCTACGAATGAGAACGTGGAACGCGGAAACTCACCCAGAGTTTTGAAGGATGAAGCGAGGAAAAGCCTGGTATATCCGACAGAACGCGACGATCTTCACCAGGCGCAAATACACTATCCTCCGGTTTCTATGGAGGTCAGAGGTGAGATCAGAATAATAGAAGAGGCGAAGCTGCAAAATTCCTCGATGTCGATGTACAGCACTAGCCACTTTGAAAAAAATGATGCGTTTTCAAGGCATGGTCAGCCTTTGGAGCTGACCCAGAGGAACTCCGAGGAGACAAAACCTGGTCAAGATGCCAAATCGGATTATTCGAAGTTGGACGACGATTTGGAGTCGAGGTCATCCGAGGGTAGCGTATCTCTAGTCACAGAAACCAAAACAGATTCGCACCAAAGAATACAAGCTAGTCCtatgaatttaaagaaagGTCTCAACATATCGGAAAACATAGGCGAAGACGGTCCGTTGGACCTTTCCATGGACGTACTAGATCTCAGCAAGAAGtcgaaagaaaaggaggacGATAACTTCGCCGCGGCTCACgaacaatttggaaataacCAAAAAGATTTGTACAGTGCTACCAGTCAATTATTGTTGACTGAGGCTTTGTTGAAGGCTGGCCAGGGTAGTTCTCAACCTACATCTCTGGAAGCTCTGTACGCTAACGCAATCTACAGAAATTTCAGTACATTCCCTGGTAGCGTAGGAGCTGGAATATTGCCACCGTACATGTTCAATCATCATATCTTTGGCCAGGATTTCTCTATGAAGGAAAGATTACAGAAGGAATTGGTCAGAGGTCTACAGTTGACAAGCGGAGGTACTTTGGTGGAGCCACCCATAGGTAGCGCGGGATTTACCACCTTTTCTCAAAATAGAGACATGAACTCCCAGTCTCATTCAACAACCGACCAAAGTGAATATGCCAAATTAATATCTTCTAAGATGGCCAACAAGAGTCTGGCAAACCGCGATAAACCAGACAATCTGCCCTCGTCCAATTCTGTAAAGATGGTGATCAAAAATGGAGTCCTGATGCCTAAACAAAAGCAACGGAGGTACAGAACTGAGAGGCCTTTTACTTGTGAACATTGCTCAGCGAGATTTACCTTGAGGAGCAATATGGAAAGGCACATTAAACAGCAACATCCTCAGCACTGGAGTCAGCGACCAAGAGGAGGTCACTCGACAAGAGGAAGACCACCTTCCAGCCATCCTACGTTGATTCAAAACCTTGGTCAGGCAACTCCTCAAGGCAGTCAATCATATAACAATATCCTGCCAAAAGCGGAACAGTCAACGAATCCGGAATTTACGAGGCATTCTATCTCCGACCAAGTGAAGTACGCTATCCTGGCACAGCAATTAAAGGCAAACAAAATGGAAGACAATGACTCTGAAGAAGAACTGGTAATAGACGAAGGGCCCCAAGAGAAAGAAACTCAAGAATCTCAAGATCAAAGGGAGAAGAGTCTATTGCGAGGACAGTTAGAAGCTACAGATTCTACGAAAGAAATTGTAGTGAAAGAAGAAGTTATGGAATGTTCAAACGATGACCCAAACGAGACAAATGTTGAGCTGGAGAAGAACGAACGAATTGTTACTGAACAACAGAAAAAATCTGACACGGAGAGAGCTACTGTGATGGAAAATTCGATTGATAAAAATCCTGGCAAAGTGCTCAACCTGGAGAACAGCGAGAAGATAGAGGATGGAGCACCTGATCTCGCTAGCGTGTCAGAGCTGTTGGACAATGCCTCCCAACAATACCAGCAGTTTCAACCCCAATATTTAAGCGATGAAGAGGGTTTAGTAGCATCGAACAGTGATTGCAATAATTCTGGCAGTGATGAAAAATCTGACTCTGTAAATTCATCACATTCGACGAACgcatcaaaaaaaaaaaagaaaaagaagaaaaaaaagaagaaatcagCATATTCAATGGCCCCCAATAGAGTAATCTGTCCATACTGTGAAAGACCATTTCCATGGACCTCGTCTCTCAGACGACATATTTTGACACACACTGGACAGAAACCTTATCAATGCGTTCACTGTTCCTTGCTATTTACAACGAAATCGAACTGCGACCGTCATTTGCTCCGAAAACATAAAGCAAATCCGAACAAGATGCGTAGAGTTCGAAACTCTTCCTCTCCAGATTCTCAAGCGATTATCAACAATAGTAACTCGTTCTCCATGAGAAACGTTCCTGAAAGACCCTACAAATGCAATCAATGTCCCAGCTCAACATTTTCAACGTTGGGTAACCTAAAGAAACATCGTTCCACTAAACACGCTCGAAAGATGAAGACCAGGTCGGAGACTCCATCCAGTGAACCTCAAACCAGCCCACAGGAGTGTCCAAAGCCGAATAACGAACAAACTGATTATGATAGTCAGTCTTCGAGCGTGTCTGAAGGGATAGAAACTTCTTCGATGCCAGGACTTAGCAAATCGAATTCTGGCGCTTCGCAATTGGCCAACGAAACAGCTAGATCGAGAAGACCTTCACCGAGATCATCACCTGGGCCCAGTGATGTTCCCTTTAAGTGCCACTTGTGCGATTGTGGTTTCGCAGAAAGACACGACTGCCTCGAACACATCAAAATGAACCACAAAAAATCCTACGAAATGTTAGTGGCGAAAGGGGCACTGGATATGGACATCGACGCGGTTGAAGACCAGCAACAACCACCCCCACAACACCATACCAGCGATGGAGAAGAAAAACGGGGACGTTTCCCAGACTATAGTAACAGGAAG GTTGTATGTGCATTTTGTATGAGGCGGTTCTGGTCTGCAGAGGATCTCCGGCGCCATATGAGAACACACACCGGAGAACGGCCTTTCTCCTGTGATATATGCTGCAGAAGATTCACCTTGAAACATAGTATGTTGCGGCACAGAAAGAAGCACGAGTCCATTGATTCTACCATGTATGTTGGTACAAGCGGAGATGAAGAAAACTCACCTGCACAGCCACCTACGATCACACCACGAAgtcaacaacaacaacaaattcTGGTGGCAGCCAACAACGGAAATTCCCGTATTCAAGATAGAATCTCTTTACCAACTGTTACTCCAGTCGCGACCGGTGATGCAGCCCCGAGTGGATTAATAAGATTCAATCCGTACGAGAAATTAACCACTCTAACAGGAAAATTGGCCAGTATTCCATCAAACGCAAATCCAGATGCAGAGAGCACGGATAATGATTTGATCTCGAACCTGCTGGGAATAAGAGACAAGAGTTTCATCGACAGAGTACTACAGGCATCCGCTGATGACGCAGCCAAGCTATTAGGAGTAAACCGTAGCCATGAGTGA
- the LOC132905650 gene encoding ras-responsive element-binding protein 1 isoform X1: MDYSTKVTVKNGPTQENENETPADAASSPSSVELPERAHPCPACPTVLSTSKELTNHLRGHNSPRSTDCSVEDDYSCGVCMKILSSASSLDRHVLVHSGERPFKCKNCEMAFTTNGNMNRHLRTAHRGASPNSCTDSEGSSDSDKSSRQRHLEEYNNNEITKRNSPNIGDKRNEEQTSSLTGKRKCPNYASDSETQKRHKILLNSSRSEIKSRQDDNQNIYNCPVCGRQDFATSALLETHLERSHPEFPAKCDTCNLSFKNHRVLNLHRFMIHFAEHSMGNTARNLRNSIVGFNDLTFVDFSSDKFPAIARAVCEQSLHRPASGEVAKFQCSKCLRAFPCRSALDAHETDCGTMNLQSRTTDDSQSRRDDFFAGLDLQNKAALREAKEGKDLADIQSIISVTSGPILQSFRSDTSTPENNIKFNTSANSSGSSSTYCAEYHEEEAQDAFSAEFRKMKLKGEFPCRLCSSIFPNLRALKGHNRAHMGVGPGMPYPCNMCPYTSTDKATLVRHLRSHNGDRPYECSLCNYAFTTKANCERHVRNRHGKLTREDIKSVLIYHPNEDSTNENVERGNSPRVLKDEARKSLVYPTERDDLHQAQIHYPPVSMEVRGEIRIIEEAKLQNSSMSMYSTSHFEKNDAFSRHGQPLELTQRNSEETKPGQDAKSDYSKLDDDLESRSSEGSVSLVTETKTDSHQRIQASPMNLKKGLNISENIGEDGPLDLSMDVLDLSKKSKEKEDDNFAAAHEQFGNNQKDLYSATSQLLLTEALLKAGQGSSQPTSLEALYANAIYRNFSTFPGSVGAGILPPYMFNHHIFGQDFSMKERLQKELVRGLQLTSGGTLVEPPIGSAGFTTFSQNRDMNSQSHSTTDQSEYAKLISSKMANKSLANRDKPDNLPSSNSVKMVIKNGVLMPKQKQRRYRTERPFTCEHCSARFTLRSNMERHIKQQHPQHWSQRPRGGHSTRGRPPSSHPTLIQNLGQATPQGSQSYNNILPKAEQSTNPEFTRHSISDQVKYAILAQQLKANKMEDNDSEEELVIDEGPQEKETQESQDQREKSLLRGQLEATDSTKEIVVKEEVMECSNDDPNETNVELEKNERIVTEQQKKSDTERATVMENSIDKNPGKVLNLENSEKIEDGAPDLASVSELLDNASQQYQQFQPQYLSDEEGLVASNSDCNNSGSDEKSDSVNSSHSTNASKKKKKKKKKKKKSAYSMAPNRVICPYCERPFPWTSSLRRHILTHTGQKPYQCVHCSLLFTTKSNCDRHLLRKHKANPNKMRRVRNSSSPDSQAIINNSNSFSMRNVPERPYKCNQCPSSTFSTLGNLKKHRSTKHARKMKTRSETPSSEPQTSPQECPKPNNEQTDYDSQSSSVSEGIETSSMPGLSKSNSGASQLANETARSRRPSPRSSPGPSDVPFKCHLCDCGFAERHDCLEHIKMNHKKSYEMLVAKGALDMDIDAVEDQQQPPPQHHTSDGEEKRGRFPDYSNRKVVCAFCMRRFWSAEDLRRHMRTHTGERPFSCDICCRRFTLKHSMLRHRKKHESIDSTMYVGTSGDEENSPAQPPTITPRSQQQQQILVAANNGNSRIQDRISLPTVTPVATGDAAPSGLIRFNPYEKLTTLTGKLASIPSNANPDAESTDNDLISNLLGIRDKSFIDRVLQASADDAAKLLGVNRSHE, translated from the exons ATGGATTACTCGACGAAAG TTACTGTTAAGAACGGACCCACAcaggaaaatgaaaacgaaacaCCAGCTGATGCTGCATCTTCACCATCTAGT GTTGAGCTACCAGAACGCGCACACCCATGTCCAGCTTGTCCGACCGTTTTGTCTACTTCCAAGGAGCTAACGAACCACTTACGTGGCCATAATTCGCCACGTAGCACAGACTGTAGCGTCGAGGATGACTATTCTTGCGGAGTTTGCATGAAAATACTCAGCTCCGCAAGCTCCCTCGACAGACATGTGTTAGTACACTCTGGGGAACGGCCGTTCAAATGCAAGAACTGTGAGATGGCGTTCACCACAAACGGCAATATGAACAGGCATTTAAGGACAGCGCACAGAGGCGCCTCGCCTAACAGCTGTACCGACTCCGAAGGTAGCAGCGACTCGGACAAATCATCCAGGCAGCGACATCTCGAGGAATATAACAACAACGAAATCACAAAAAGAAACTCGCCAAATATCGGGGACAAACGGAACGAGGAACAGACCTCGTCGTTaactggaaaaagaaaatgccCTAACTATGCGAGCGACAGCGAAACACAGAAGAGGCATAAGATTCTTCTAAATAGTTCGAGAAGCGAGATAAAATCGAGACAGGATGACAATCAGAACATTTACAATTGTCCAGTATGCGGGCGACAAGATTTTGCCACTAGCGCCCTCTTAGAAACGCATCTGGAACGAAGTCATCCGGAATTCCCTGCAAAATGCGACACATGTAACTTGTCGTTCAAAAACCACAGAGTACTGAATCTGCATCGGTTCATGATACATTTTGCAGAACACTCGATGGGAAATACCGCGAGAAATCTGAGAAACTCGATAGTAGGTTTCAACGATTTAACGTTCGTTGATTTCTCGTCCGATAAATTCCCAGCAATAGCTAGAGCTGTCTGCGAACAATCGCTTCACCGTCCAGCTTCCGGTGAGGTAGCAAAATTCCAATGCTCCAAATGTCTGCGAGCATTCCCTTGTAGATCCGCGTTGGATGCCCACGAAACTGACTGCGGCACGATGAATTTGCAAAGTAGAACAACTGACGATAGCCAATCGCGAAGAGACGATTTCTTCGCTGGTTTGGATCTTCAAAACAAGGCTGCTTTGAGGGAAGCGAAAGAAGGCAAAGATCTTGCCGATATACAGAGTATCATATCTGTCACCTCTGGACCTATCTTACAGAGTTTTCGATCAGACACCAGTACACCAGAGAACAACATCAAATTTAATACCAGTGCAAATTCTTCTGGTAGTTCGAGTACGTATTGCGCAGAGTACCACGAGGAGGAAGCTCAAGACGCTTTTTCTGCGGAAttcagaaaaatgaaattgaaagggGAGTTCCCTTGTAGGCTCTGTTCCTCGATATTTCCTAATCTAAGAGCCCTAAAAGGTCACAATAGGGCGCACATGGGCGTGGGACCTGGCATGCCGTATCCTTGTAATATGTGTCCTTATACCAGCACTGATAAAGCGACTCTGGTGAGGCATCTGAGGTCTCATAATGGCGACAGACCTTACGAATGCTCTCTCTGCAATTACGCTTTCACAACTAAAGCAAATTGTGAGCGCCATGTACGAAACCGACATGGAAAATTGACAAGAGAAGACATTAAGAGCGTTCTCATTTATCATCCAAATGAAGATTCTACGAATGAGAACGTGGAACGCGGAAACTCACCCAGAGTTTTGAAGGATGAAGCGAGGAAAAGCCTGGTATATCCGACAGAACGCGACGATCTTCACCAGGCGCAAATACACTATCCTCCGGTTTCTATGGAGGTCAGAGGTGAGATCAGAATAATAGAAGAGGCGAAGCTGCAAAATTCCTCGATGTCGATGTACAGCACTAGCCACTTTGAAAAAAATGATGCGTTTTCAAGGCATGGTCAGCCTTTGGAGCTGACCCAGAGGAACTCCGAGGAGACAAAACCTGGTCAAGATGCCAAATCGGATTATTCGAAGTTGGACGACGATTTGGAGTCGAGGTCATCCGAGGGTAGCGTATCTCTAGTCACAGAAACCAAAACAGATTCGCACCAAAGAATACAAGCTAGTCCtatgaatttaaagaaagGTCTCAACATATCGGAAAACATAGGCGAAGACGGTCCGTTGGACCTTTCCATGGACGTACTAGATCTCAGCAAGAAGtcgaaagaaaaggaggacGATAACTTCGCCGCGGCTCACgaacaatttggaaataacCAAAAAGATTTGTACAGTGCTACCAGTCAATTATTGTTGACTGAGGCTTTGTTGAAGGCTGGCCAGGGTAGTTCTCAACCTACATCTCTGGAAGCTCTGTACGCTAACGCAATCTACAGAAATTTCAGTACATTCCCTGGTAGCGTAGGAGCTGGAATATTGCCACCGTACATGTTCAATCATCATATCTTTGGCCAGGATTTCTCTATGAAGGAAAGATTACAGAAGGAATTGGTCAGAGGTCTACAGTTGACAAGCGGAGGTACTTTGGTGGAGCCACCCATAGGTAGCGCGGGATTTACCACCTTTTCTCAAAATAGAGACATGAACTCCCAGTCTCATTCAACAACCGACCAAAGTGAATATGCCAAATTAATATCTTCTAAGATGGCCAACAAGAGTCTGGCAAACCGCGATAAACCAGACAATCTGCCCTCGTCCAATTCTGTAAAGATGGTGATCAAAAATGGAGTCCTGATGCCTAAACAAAAGCAACGGAGGTACAGAACTGAGAGGCCTTTTACTTGTGAACATTGCTCAGCGAGATTTACCTTGAGGAGCAATATGGAAAGGCACATTAAACAGCAACATCCTCAGCACTGGAGTCAGCGACCAAGAGGAGGTCACTCGACAAGAGGAAGACCACCTTCCAGCCATCCTACGTTGATTCAAAACCTTGGTCAGGCAACTCCTCAAGGCAGTCAATCATATAACAATATCCTGCCAAAAGCGGAACAGTCAACGAATCCGGAATTTACGAGGCATTCTATCTCCGACCAAGTGAAGTACGCTATCCTGGCACAGCAATTAAAGGCAAACAAAATGGAAGACAATGACTCTGAAGAAGAACTGGTAATAGACGAAGGGCCCCAAGAGAAAGAAACTCAAGAATCTCAAGATCAAAGGGAGAAGAGTCTATTGCGAGGACAGTTAGAAGCTACAGATTCTACGAAAGAAATTGTAGTGAAAGAAGAAGTTATGGAATGTTCAAACGATGACCCAAACGAGACAAATGTTGAGCTGGAGAAGAACGAACGAATTGTTACTGAACAACAGAAAAAATCTGACACGGAGAGAGCTACTGTGATGGAAAATTCGATTGATAAAAATCCTGGCAAAGTGCTCAACCTGGAGAACAGCGAGAAGATAGAGGATGGAGCACCTGATCTCGCTAGCGTGTCAGAGCTGTTGGACAATGCCTCCCAACAATACCAGCAGTTTCAACCCCAATATTTAAGCGATGAAGAGGGTTTAGTAGCATCGAACAGTGATTGCAATAATTCTGGCAGTGATGAAAAATCTGACTCTGTAAATTCATCACATTCGACGAACgcatcaaaaaaaaaaaagaaaaagaagaaaaaaaagaagaaatcagCATATTCAATGGCCCCCAATAGAGTAATCTGTCCATACTGTGAAAGACCATTTCCATGGACCTCGTCTCTCAGACGACATATTTTGACACACACTGGACAGAAACCTTATCAATGCGTTCACTGTTCCTTGCTATTTACAACGAAATCGAACTGCGACCGTCATTTGCTCCGAAAACATAAAGCAAATCCGAACAAGATGCGTAGAGTTCGAAACTCTTCCTCTCCAGATTCTCAAGCGATTATCAACAATAGTAACTCGTTCTCCATGAGAAACGTTCCTGAAAGACCCTACAAATGCAATCAATGTCCCAGCTCAACATTTTCAACGTTGGGTAACCTAAAGAAACATCGTTCCACTAAACACGCTCGAAAGATGAAGACCAGGTCGGAGACTCCATCCAGTGAACCTCAAACCAGCCCACAGGAGTGTCCAAAGCCGAATAACGAACAAACTGATTATGATAGTCAGTCTTCGAGCGTGTCTGAAGGGATAGAAACTTCTTCGATGCCAGGACTTAGCAAATCGAATTCTGGCGCTTCGCAATTGGCCAACGAAACAGCTAGATCGAGAAGACCTTCACCGAGATCATCACCTGGGCCCAGTGATGTTCCCTTTAAGTGCCACTTGTGCGATTGTGGTTTCGCAGAAAGACACGACTGCCTCGAACACATCAAAATGAACCACAAAAAATCCTACGAAATGTTAGTGGCGAAAGGGGCACTGGATATGGACATCGACGCGGTTGAAGACCAGCAACAACCACCCCCACAACACCATACCAGCGATGGAGAAGAAAAACGGGGACGTTTCCCAGACTATAGTAACAGGAAG GTTGTATGTGCATTTTGTATGAGGCGGTTCTGGTCTGCAGAGGATCTCCGGCGCCATATGAGAACACACACCGGAGAACGGCCTTTCTCCTGTGATATATGCTGCAGAAGATTCACCTTGAAACATAGTATGTTGCGGCACAGAAAGAAGCACGAGTCCATTGATTCTACCATGTATGTTGGTACAAGCGGAGATGAAGAAAACTCACCTGCACAGCCACCTACGATCACACCACGAAgtcaacaacaacaacaaattcTGGTGGCAGCCAACAACGGAAATTCCCGTATTCAAGATAGAATCTCTTTACCAACTGTTACTCCAGTCGCGACCGGTGATGCAGCCCCGAGTGGATTAATAAGATTCAATCCGTACGAGAAATTAACCACTCTAACAGGAAAATTGGCCAGTATTCCATCAAACGCAAATCCAGATGCAGAGAGCACGGATAATGATTTGATCTCGAACCTGCTGGGAATAAGAGACAAGAGTTTCATCGACAGAGTACTACAGGCATCCGCTGATGACGCAGCCAAGCTATTAGGAGTAAACCGTAGCCATGAGTGA